ATCCCTATGCTCAGATTGCTTTAAGAACGGATAAATTCTTCGTAGTTGATATTGATCGCAACCATGCTGATAACATTGATGGTTTTGAATCAATTAAGCAATTACCAGCGGAATATTTTCCGGAAACTTTAACTCAAACTACCAAGCATGGTGGCCGACAATTATTTTATCTGAAACGGTCAGATATGCGGGTTAATCAATTAATTGGTTATCAACCAGGTGTCGACATTAAGGCTCATCAGAATAATTATGTTGTCGTTGCTCCTTCAGAAGGTTACCAATGGTTAAATAAGGATCCGATCGTTACTGCTCCTAAATCTTTAGTTGTAAATATTAATCAGATGCGAGCAAGCAATCGGCGTAACACTCCAAACGATTTTGTAATTAAGCCTCGTGAACGGAATTCGACTACTGATTTGCTAGAAACAATTGCTAATGGTTTAGGTGATAAAGGAATGCGAAATAAAACTTTGGCCGGCATGATTGGCGCACTACTATTTCGGGGTGTTAATCCTAAAGCAGCTTATCAATTAGCGATGATTTGTAATGATAATACGCCCGATCCACTACCAGAAGAAGAAGTGAACCGGACATTTCAATCAATGCTAAGACGTGATTTGAGAAACGGGGGTGAAATACGTGGCGGATAAATGAGTTTACGAGATGCAATGAATAAAGCTACTGAAGGTTTTGATCCAAAGAATGATTCAGTTAATAAGTTTAAGGGACTGGAAAGTGGTAAGTATACCGTTGTAGTTGCAAAAGTAGAAAACCATGAAACTCCCTGGAATGCTGAACAGCTTAACTTTGAGTTAGAAGTTGTCGATGGAGAATCAGCCGGTCAAAAAGAATTCTTACAAATTGGATTAGATGAATTAACTTCTAAGGGTAATCCCAATCCAATGCTAGAAACTAATTTACGATTGGTTTCTAAGTTAGCAGCAATTCTAGGTGTTGAAATTCCTGATGAAGTTTGGGATGACGATACTTTAATCTACGAGAACTTGGCTAAAGCATTTGCGCCAGCAGTAGGAAAGACCATGATCATGGATTTGAAGGTTCGACCAAACAAGAAGAACCCCCAATATCCATACCGCAATTATGACTTTGATGAAGCGGAACAACCGGAAACGCCAGAAGTTACAGATGATGAAATGCCCTTTTAAATGAGTATTTTGCCACCAAATAAACCACAGAAAGCACGGCGAGTACCACGGAATTATTTCATCTACGGAGACACGATGTCTGGAAAATCATATCTAGCAGAACGGTTTCCAAGTCCATTATTCCTTAATACGGATGGTAACAGTGAGATGAACACTGCACCAAGTATCCAATTAAAGAATGTTCGAAAGAGCGATGGAAGCTTGAAAGAGTCAGTGATTGATCAACTAGACAAGATTATTCTTGCTCTTGGTACTGAAAATCATGGTTACAAAACAGTAGTCATTGATGTGATTGATGATGTTGTCACATTAATCGAACAAGCCATCTGTTATGACAATGGAGTAGAAACGCTGGGGGATGTTCCTTATGGAAAAGGTTATGCACAATTTAATACCGTCTTTCAAGCATTTGTTACTGAACTAAAAGCCTTGCCGCTTAATACGGTTTATATTAGCCGGTTAATGATGCTAACTGATGAATCTTCTGGCCACACCGAAGACCGACCATCACTAAAGCAGAAATATTACAACGTGGTTAACGGTAATTGTGACTTAGTGATTGAAACTAAGCGCTATGGTGACCGTTATATCCGGATGGTTAAAGATCGACGAATTCATTATGTCAAAGATGATATTACTGATCCGGCAATCTTACGGGTACTGGAACATGTAAATGGCGTCTTTGACAAACCAAAGCAGACCACTACAAAAGAACAGAATGAAATTGTTAACAAAATTAAAAAGCAAAATGTAAAGGAAGGTTAAATGTTTGAACTCCGTGATTATCAGCAAGAAACGATTGATAACATCATAAAATCAATTGCTGCTGGTCACCGTTCTATCATGGTTCAACAACCGCCACGAACGGGGAAGACAGTTATCATGGCCGAGATTGCTAGACGAGCAACGGCAAAGGGTAGCCGTATCT
The genomic region above belongs to Limosilactobacillus reuteri and contains:
- a CDS encoding bifunctional DNA primase/polymerase — protein: MKNLVNYALAYQAKGLSVLPIAGKQPLIKFADKPALTAEQIKAVWKKHPYAQIALRTDKFFVVDIDRNHADNIDGFESIKQLPAEYFPETLTQTTKHGGRQLFYLKRSDMRVNQLIGYQPGVDIKAHQNNYVVVAPSEGYQWLNKDPIVTAPKSLVVNINQMRASNRRNTPNDFVIKPRERNSTTDLLETIANGLGDKGMRNKTLAGMIGALLFRGVNPKAAYQLAMICNDNTPDPLPEEEVNRTFQSMLRRDLRNGGEIRGG
- a CDS encoding DUF669 domain-containing protein → MSLRDAMNKATEGFDPKNDSVNKFKGLESGKYTVVVAKVENHETPWNAEQLNFELEVVDGESAGQKEFLQIGLDELTSKGNPNPMLETNLRLVSKLAAILGVEIPDEVWDDDTLIYENLAKAFAPAVGKTMIMDLKVRPNKKNPQYPYRNYDFDEAEQPETPEVTDDEMPF
- a CDS encoding AAA family ATPase — translated: MSILPPNKPQKARRVPRNYFIYGDTMSGKSYLAERFPSPLFLNTDGNSEMNTAPSIQLKNVRKSDGSLKESVIDQLDKIILALGTENHGYKTVVIDVIDDVVTLIEQAICYDNGVETLGDVPYGKGYAQFNTVFQAFVTELKALPLNTVYISRLMMLTDESSGHTEDRPSLKQKYYNVVNGNCDLVIETKRYGDRYIRMVKDRRIHYVKDDITDPAILRVLEHVNGVFDKPKQTTTKEQNEIVNKIKKQNVKEG